The following coding sequences are from one Lolium rigidum isolate FL_2022 chromosome 6, APGP_CSIRO_Lrig_0.1, whole genome shotgun sequence window:
- the LOC124665289 gene encoding dihydroorotase, mitochondrial has product MQVAITATVSAHHPHLKPSVSFLRPSPPHRVRIQPSAHRLSTRASAMASSAPQQLTITRPDDWHLHLRDGQVLAAVLPHSAMHFQRAIVMPNLKPPVTTTVRAVEYREEILRALPPGSSFTPLMTLYLTDTTSLEEIKIARKSGVVFAVKLYPAGATTNSQDGVTDILGKCLPVLEEMVRQEMPLLVHGEVTDPHVDTFDREKVFIERILAPLVQKLPQLKIVMEHITTMDAVNFVESCKEGNVAATVTPQHLLLNRNALFQGGLQPHNYCLPVLKRETHRQAIVSAVTSGSRQYFLGTDSAPHDKRMKECSCGCAGIYSAPVALSLYAKVFEQAGALDKLEAFTSFNGPDFYGLPRNNSKIVLRRSAWKVPATYTYGGGVIVPMSSGNTLEWLPSDQPEE; this is encoded by the exons ATGCAGGTCGCGATCACAGCCACCGTCTCGGCGCACCACCCGCATCTGAAGCCTTCGGTGTCGTTCCTGCGGCCATCGCCTCCGCACCGGGTCCGAATCCAACCTTCCGCCCACCGCCTGAGCACCAGGGCGAGCGCTATGGCCTCCTCGGCGCCGCAGCAGCTTACCATCACGCGACCCGACGACTGGCACCTCCACCTCCGCGACGGCCAAGTGCTGGCCGCCGTGCTCCCCCACAG CGCGATGCATTTTCAGAGAGCCATCGTGATGCCCAACCTGAAGCCGCCTGTTACGACGACGGTGCGTGCGGTGGAGTACAGGGAGGAGATCCTGAGGGCGCTGCCGCCGGGGAGTAGCTTCACGCCGCTCATGACGCTCTACCTCACGGACACCACTAGCCTGGAAGAAATCAAGATCGCAA GAAAGAGTGGTGTTGTTTTTGCGGTCAAGCTGTATCCTGCTGGAGCAACTACCAACTCCCAAGACGGTGTAACTGATATactggggaaatgcttgcctgtcctTGAAGAGATGGTCAGGCAGGAAATGCCTTTACTT GTTCATGGAGAAGTCACGGATCCTCATGTCGACACATTTGACCGTGAGAAGGTTTTCATCGAGAGAATATTAGCACCACTTGTTCAAAAACTTCCACAACTTAAAATTGTTATGGAACATATCACTACAATGGATGCTGTGAACTTCGTAGAGTCATGCAAAGAAG GTAATGTTGCTGCAACGGTTACTCCGCAGCATCTCCTTCTCAACAGGAATGCCTTGTTTCAGGGTGGTTTACAGCCCCACAATTATTGCTTGCCAGTACTAAAGAGAGAAACTCACA GACAAGCTATTGTCTCTGCTGTAACAAGTGGGAGCAGACAATACTTTCTTGGTACTGATAGTGCCCCCCATGATAAACGGATGAAGGAGTGCTCTTGTGGCTGTGCAGGAATATATAGCGCTCCGGTTGCTCTTTCCCTGTATGCGAAGGTATTTGAACAG GCTGGTGCTCTTGATAAGCTAGAGGCGTTTACAAGCTTCAATGGGCCAGATTTTTATGGCCTCCCAAGGAACAACTCGAAGATTGTTCTGAGAAGGAGCGCATGGAAAGTACCTGCAACTTATACATACGGTGGAGGGGTGATTGTGCCCATGTCTAGTGGCAACACTCTAGAATGGCTTCCGTCCGACCAGCCTGAAGAATGA